From the Leucobacter denitrificans genome, one window contains:
- a CDS encoding PAC2 family protein — MNDSADPTATPRALIVAFQGWSDAGDATSEALQHLISLQGAELLHIIGGEGFVDLQMQRPKIFRNEDGRRALEWPDTRLYGTVHRPGQAPSESVVDAEMITRLDGSPVLDLYFMPGVEPSRDWENFADEVVELAEVWAVDLVVLLGSMYSDAPHSRPIIANLYSESEAAQERYGASKSNYEGPAGITSAIDIALEAAGIEAVSLWVQVPHYVHSAPSPKATLAILDKLEELLDIVIPRGELFSQATEWESNINRIAANDDDMTRYIRSLEDARDEALAAETTGDALAAEFEKFLERDRDIIPHMRADHEIIENREADAGQENAEHEGSESEGVGNDEPSENEGSEGDDPPKDAPPKDSPPTS, encoded by the coding sequence GTGAATGATTCCGCCGACCCTACTGCAACGCCTCGCGCACTCATTGTCGCTTTTCAAGGCTGGAGCGATGCGGGTGACGCCACTTCGGAAGCGCTACAGCACCTCATCAGCCTGCAAGGCGCCGAGCTGCTACACATCATTGGCGGCGAAGGCTTTGTCGACTTGCAGATGCAGCGCCCAAAAATTTTCCGAAACGAAGACGGTCGCAGAGCGCTCGAATGGCCAGACACGAGACTCTATGGCACGGTACATCGCCCAGGCCAGGCACCCTCTGAATCAGTTGTCGATGCAGAGATGATCACCCGTCTCGACGGGTCCCCAGTACTCGATCTGTACTTTATGCCCGGTGTCGAACCCAGCCGCGACTGGGAGAACTTCGCAGACGAGGTCGTTGAACTCGCCGAAGTGTGGGCTGTAGATCTCGTAGTGCTACTCGGATCGATGTACTCAGACGCCCCACACTCGAGACCGATCATTGCGAACCTCTACTCAGAGAGTGAAGCCGCCCAAGAACGCTATGGGGCTTCTAAGAGCAACTACGAAGGTCCCGCCGGAATTACCTCGGCAATCGACATCGCCCTTGAGGCTGCCGGCATTGAAGCTGTCTCGCTGTGGGTGCAGGTACCTCACTACGTGCACTCAGCCCCCTCACCAAAGGCGACACTCGCCATACTCGACAAACTCGAAGAACTCCTCGACATCGTCATTCCACGCGGAGAGCTGTTCTCTCAAGCAACCGAGTGGGAGAGCAACATCAACCGCATTGCAGCGAATGATGACGACATGACGCGCTACATTCGCAGCCTCGAAGACGCGCGAGACGAAGCCCTCGCGGCCGAAACGACTGGTGACGCGCTCGCCGCAGAGTTTGAAAAGTTTCTCGAGCGCGACCGCGACATCATTCCGCACATGCGAGCGGATCACGAGATCATTGAGAATCGTGAGGCTGACGCGGGCCAGGAGAACGCAGAGCACGAAGGCAGTGAGAGCGAAGGCGTGGGGAATGACGAGCCTTCAGAAAACGAAGGCTCGGAAGGCGATGACCCTCCGAAGGATGCCCCACCTAAGGATTCTCCACCGACGAGCTAG
- a CDS encoding HAD family hydrolase — MTTAPAHMFPAATLWDMDGTIIDSEPLWLGAEVRMLERYDIAVPSDIHERLVGQGLTTAARVFQTLGVPLSVEDIVNEWANGVVAGLAETGPLWIEGALEMLESFRAFDVPSALVTMSVRPIAEAVVELLPAGTFQAIITGDDVEFEKPHPDPYLRGAAALGVEARHCIAFEDSPPGTAAAAASGAFVFGVPNLLSLDGSDAHLVLPTLSGMDARQAGSLWQQHRS; from the coding sequence ATGACCACTGCTCCAGCACATATGTTTCCCGCCGCGACGCTGTGGGACATGGATGGCACGATCATCGATTCAGAACCACTCTGGCTCGGGGCCGAGGTACGTATGCTCGAGCGCTATGACATTGCGGTGCCGAGTGATATCCATGAGCGACTCGTGGGCCAGGGCCTCACGACTGCCGCCCGAGTGTTTCAGACGCTCGGTGTGCCGCTGTCCGTCGAAGACATTGTGAATGAGTGGGCGAATGGTGTGGTGGCCGGGCTCGCCGAGACCGGTCCGTTGTGGATCGAGGGTGCGTTAGAGATGCTCGAATCATTCCGGGCATTTGACGTTCCGAGCGCACTTGTCACGATGTCGGTAAGGCCGATTGCGGAGGCCGTGGTTGAGCTGCTGCCTGCAGGAACATTTCAGGCGATCATCACTGGCGATGATGTTGAGTTTGAGAAACCTCACCCCGATCCATACCTTCGAGGGGCTGCTGCGTTGGGAGTCGAGGCTCGACACTGCATCGCGTTCGAAGACTCCCCGCCCGGAACTGCTGCTGCAGCAGCATCTGGGGCCTTTGTTTTTGGGGTTCCAAATCTTCTGTCGCTCGACGGGAGCGACGCGCATCTCGTGTTGCCCACGCTGAGTGGCATGGATGCTCGGCAGGCGGGCTCGCTGTGGCAACAACACCGTTCATAA
- a CDS encoding peptidylprolyl isomerase, with amino-acid sequence MLRRIVPAVFATAIVAVSLTACSSSDAVEVNRGDCTAMLGAGAVTENVVLLGGYGEDPQISIPAETEITVTQRSIVDSSGAVSGTRVADEGSLVSVNYALYDQQTGEQLIQSDGFGNGDSNEFFIISAEAANPLSEALRCTVAGERVVLAISPGDAAGLSQQLGGTEDAGVIAVFDVSDVSGQSVEGRALGLPNGFPAVVTDANGQPGVVLPPRDAPVGSTSAVRIAGDGAEVHADSRVLVQVLIVGWDGNIVSNTWGQSGPQMLQGEEEATAGGVNFRSELTGKKAGSQVVITEGGDDARVIVVDILAVG; translated from the coding sequence ATGCTTCGTCGCATCGTTCCGGCGGTTTTTGCCACTGCAATTGTCGCCGTAAGTCTCACGGCCTGCAGCTCATCTGATGCTGTCGAAGTGAATCGAGGCGATTGCACTGCGATGCTTGGGGCCGGAGCAGTTACAGAGAACGTTGTTCTCCTCGGTGGGTACGGTGAAGATCCACAAATTTCGATACCCGCTGAGACCGAAATTACGGTTACGCAGCGCTCGATCGTAGATAGCTCAGGGGCTGTCTCGGGCACGCGTGTTGCTGACGAGGGATCTCTCGTGTCCGTGAATTACGCGCTGTACGATCAGCAGACTGGCGAACAGCTCATCCAAAGCGATGGCTTCGGGAACGGCGATTCAAACGAGTTCTTCATTATTTCGGCGGAGGCCGCGAACCCACTGAGTGAGGCCTTGCGTTGCACGGTTGCTGGGGAGCGAGTTGTGCTGGCCATTAGCCCTGGTGATGCTGCTGGTCTGTCTCAGCAGCTCGGTGGAACCGAGGACGCGGGTGTGATCGCAGTATTTGACGTCAGCGATGTCTCGGGTCAGTCGGTCGAGGGACGTGCGCTCGGGCTTCCGAACGGGTTCCCCGCTGTAGTCACTGACGCTAATGGTCAACCCGGCGTTGTGCTTCCGCCACGAGACGCACCCGTCGGATCCACTTCTGCGGTGCGAATCGCGGGTGACGGTGCTGAGGTACACGCCGATAGCCGAGTTCTCGTGCAGGTACTCATTGTGGGCTGGGATGGAAACATCGTGAGCAATACCTGGGGGCAGTCAGGCCCGCAAATGTTGCAGGGTGAAGAAGAAGCTACCGCGGGTGGCGTGAACTTCCGCTCCGAACTCACAGGCAAGAAGGCCGGCTCGCAGGTCGTCATCACCGAGGGCGGAGACGACGCTCGCGTCATTGTTGTCGACATACTCGCAGTCGGATAA
- a CDS encoding tRNA (adenine-N1)-methyltransferase, translating to MSELHTPALRGAFVYGDRVKLTGPKGRLNTFTLEVDGEFHSHRGILRHDQIVGLPDASVVTNSSGEEYLALRPLLTDFVMSMPRGAAIVYPKDAAQIVSLADIFPGARVVEAGVGSGALSLHLLRAIGAEGELHSFERREEFAEIAQANAVAFSGSMPKNWTVRVGDLQESLPSALEDGSVDRVVLDMLAPWECVDVTANALAPGGVVICYVATVTQLSRTVEEFRRSGLFTHPQASETMVRGWHVEGLAVRPDHRMVAHTGFLVTARKLAPGTVLPSLKRRASKSDFSDEDMASWLPDMGAGEESETWTDEAVGVRSKSDKVLRKKVRSAQKIADQRMQDEPGA from the coding sequence GTGTCAGAACTTCACACGCCAGCGTTGCGGGGAGCGTTCGTCTATGGTGATCGCGTAAAACTTACCGGGCCCAAAGGTCGGCTCAATACCTTTACCCTCGAAGTTGATGGAGAGTTTCACAGCCACCGAGGAATTCTTCGGCACGATCAAATTGTTGGTCTGCCTGATGCTTCGGTCGTGACGAACTCGAGTGGCGAAGAGTACCTGGCGTTGCGGCCGCTCCTCACCGACTTCGTGATGTCGATGCCTCGTGGCGCCGCAATCGTGTATCCGAAAGACGCTGCACAGATCGTGTCGCTTGCCGATATTTTCCCGGGTGCTCGTGTCGTCGAGGCCGGGGTTGGGTCGGGGGCGCTATCGCTGCACCTCCTGCGAGCAATAGGTGCTGAGGGGGAGTTGCACTCGTTCGAACGCAGAGAAGAGTTCGCTGAGATCGCGCAAGCGAATGCTGTGGCGTTCTCGGGCAGCATGCCGAAGAACTGGACGGTGCGTGTGGGCGATCTGCAAGAATCGTTGCCCTCGGCGCTCGAAGACGGCTCAGTGGATCGGGTGGTACTCGACATGCTCGCGCCATGGGAGTGCGTTGATGTAACTGCGAATGCGCTCGCGCCTGGTGGCGTAGTGATTTGCTACGTTGCAACGGTGACCCAGTTGTCTCGCACTGTTGAGGAGTTCCGGCGCTCGGGTCTCTTTACTCACCCTCAGGCTTCTGAAACGATGGTTCGCGGCTGGCACGTCGAAGGCCTTGCCGTGCGACCCGACCACCGTATGGTGGCGCACACCGGATTCCTTGTTACCGCGCGCAAACTTGCCCCGGGCACGGTTCTGCCGAGCCTGAAGCGTCGTGCCTCGAAGAGTGATTTCTCTGACGAAGACATGGCAAGCTGGCTTCCTGACATGGGTGCGGGGGAAGAATCTGAAACTTGGACCGACGAGGCCGTTGGTGTTCGCTCGAAGAGCGACAAAGTACTTCGCAAGAAGGTACGCTCGGCCCAAAAAATTGCTGACCAGCGAATGCAGGATGAGCCCGGCGCGTAA
- a CDS encoding helix-turn-helix transcriptional regulator yields MARSQVSSEERIFSLVLALVASTNGLTKHELLSSVYGYADRYNDAGQRVALDRQFERDKEQLRSLGIPVETIDSPGEPGNNHLARYRVPKTALEVPHGLEFSDRELMMLRVAALAWREGSLSAEAARALMKLESLGALIDAPRLGVSAGFGATDPAAPALLQAIGQQAEAEFDYQLADRNEPLRRRVMPLQLHRFEGRWHLISYDLERESPRVFLLSRIVGAVSVRVGSSTWNELPAAIETLIEEAVSGLQRLQEQQRVAVRVKPGSIAETALLSRSDSIQHGDEDCEIQFGTVDLPELATEIAGFGTEVTVLDPPSLQQLVRERFEAALELHSATRVENAHA; encoded by the coding sequence GTGGCCCGTTCACAGGTCTCTAGCGAAGAGCGAATCTTCAGTCTCGTGCTCGCACTTGTGGCGAGTACGAATGGATTGACTAAACACGAGCTACTCTCGTCGGTCTACGGATACGCAGATCGGTACAACGATGCAGGACAGCGGGTCGCGCTCGATCGCCAATTCGAACGAGACAAAGAACAACTCCGTAGCCTCGGCATTCCGGTCGAAACTATCGATTCCCCCGGTGAGCCGGGCAACAACCATCTAGCGCGATACCGGGTTCCCAAGACCGCGCTCGAAGTACCCCACGGACTCGAGTTCAGCGATCGCGAACTCATGATGTTGAGAGTGGCTGCGCTCGCTTGGCGAGAGGGCAGCCTCTCGGCTGAAGCAGCGCGAGCGCTGATGAAGCTTGAATCGCTCGGTGCCCTTATTGACGCGCCGAGACTTGGAGTGAGCGCGGGGTTCGGGGCGACTGACCCTGCTGCTCCGGCGCTTCTGCAAGCGATCGGCCAGCAGGCTGAAGCAGAGTTTGACTATCAACTCGCCGACCGAAATGAGCCTTTGCGGCGACGCGTAATGCCGCTGCAGCTGCATCGATTCGAGGGCCGCTGGCATCTCATTTCGTACGATCTCGAACGCGAGTCACCGAGGGTGTTTCTACTCTCACGCATAGTCGGCGCGGTTTCTGTTCGTGTGGGTTCCTCAACTTGGAACGAGCTGCCCGCTGCCATTGAAACGTTGATCGAGGAGGCGGTATCTGGCCTTCAACGACTTCAAGAGCAGCAACGTGTCGCAGTGCGTGTGAAACCCGGTTCAATCGCGGAAACCGCGCTCTTGTCGCGCTCGGATTCGATCCAACATGGTGATGAAGATTGTGAAATACAGTTTGGCACGGTCGATCTCCCCGAACTTGCTACTGAGATAGCAGGCTTTGGAACCGAGGTGACCGTTCTCGATCCACCTAGTTTGCAGCAGCTCGTGCGCGAAAGATTCGAAGCCGCGCTTGAGCTGCACAGCGCAACGAGAGTTGAGAACGCTCATGCGTAA